The following are encoded together in the Xanthomonas sacchari genome:
- a CDS encoding N-acetylmuramoyl-L-alanine amidase, protein MSPTSPLPIHDAPLPYVGLLQERAPDSITLAVIHCTELPDLASARLYGERVLYPSGTGNSGHFYIDRDGSVHRYVPAERIAHHVRGYNPQSLGIELVNRGRYPLWLDSRHQAMPEDYPPAQIQALIRLLQQLRAELPQLRHIAGHEALDRSLEPASDDPTRQVQRKLDPGPRFPWPQVLEAVALAPYAPPADQALS, encoded by the coding sequence ATGTCGCCCACCTCGCCGTTGCCGATCCACGATGCGCCCCTGCCCTACGTCGGCCTGCTGCAGGAGCGTGCGCCGGACAGCATCACGCTGGCGGTGATCCACTGCACCGAGTTGCCGGACCTGGCCAGCGCGCGCCTGTACGGCGAGCGTGTGCTGTATCCATCGGGTACCGGCAACAGCGGCCACTTCTACATCGACCGCGACGGCAGCGTGCATCGCTACGTGCCCGCGGAGCGCATCGCGCATCACGTGCGCGGCTACAACCCGCAGTCGCTGGGCATCGAACTGGTCAACCGCGGGCGCTATCCGCTGTGGCTGGATTCGCGCCACCAGGCGATGCCCGAAGACTACCCCCCGGCGCAGATCCAGGCCCTGATCCGCTTGCTGCAGCAGTTGCGCGCGGAGTTGCCGCAGCTGCGCCACATCGCCGGACACGAGGCGCTGGACCGCAGCCTGGAACCGGCCAGCGACGATCCGACGCGGCAGGTGCAGCGCAAGCTGGATCCGGGACCGCGCTTCCCCTGGCCGCAAGTACTGGAGGCGGTGGCGCTGGCGCCGTATGCGCCGCCCGCTGATCAAGCCTTGTCGTAG
- a CDS encoding GNAT family N-acetyltransferase — protein MLLRAERPADAAAIEALTLVAFFRVAHSRHDEQDIIERLRADDALTLSLVIEHEGYVVGHVAVSPVSLSDGSRGWYGLGPLSVGPGHQRQGLGARLVREALAQLQALGAAGCVVLGDPAYYARFGFRPEPGLTLPGAPVEAFQALAFGERLPPMAEVEYHPAFLSAP, from the coding sequence ATGCTGTTGCGCGCCGAGCGGCCGGCCGACGCGGCAGCGATCGAGGCGCTGACCCTGGTCGCCTTCTTCCGCGTCGCGCACAGCCGCCACGACGAGCAGGACATCATCGAACGGCTGCGCGCGGACGACGCGCTGACCCTGTCGCTGGTGATCGAGCACGAGGGCTATGTGGTCGGCCACGTCGCGGTGTCGCCGGTGAGCCTGTCCGACGGCAGCCGCGGCTGGTATGGCCTGGGCCCGCTGTCGGTGGGGCCGGGCCACCAGCGCCAGGGCCTGGGTGCGCGGCTGGTGCGCGAGGCGCTGGCGCAGTTGCAGGCGCTGGGCGCTGCCGGCTGCGTGGTGCTGGGCGATCCGGCGTATTACGCGCGCTTCGGGTTCCGCCCGGAACCGGGGTTGACCCTGCCGGGCGCGCCGGTCGAGGCCTTCCAGGCGCTGGCCTTCGGCGAGCGTCTGCCGCCGATGGCCGAGGTGGAATACCACCCGGCCTTCCTGTCCGCACCCTGA
- a CDS encoding DUF1684 domain-containing protein encodes MRWREACGLALMLGLASCGERRTSADGADASPRAQSATHYREEVERNRAQRLATLRAPSGWLSFTGSGRLHSGVHRVGSAPDNDVQLPAGPAHLGMLQVDLQEGVHFQPAADATVQVNGQSFAGGRLETDAAHDTQTRLALGAQEFYVVRTGNLFGWRFRDPQAPARARFRGIDYFPIDPQWRVVADWHPVPAPQAMVLLTSIGTPQPLALVGSAEFVLRGRRYKLQVLRDGASQRLFLPFSDRTSGRESYGGARYLFVPAPQGERIVLDFNLAQNPPCAFTPHVVCPLAPVGNRLDVPVTAGEKNYVGAH; translated from the coding sequence ATGCGCTGGCGTGAGGCCTGCGGGCTGGCGTTGATGCTGGGCCTGGCGTCCTGCGGCGAGCGACGCACGTCGGCCGATGGCGCCGATGCCTCGCCGCGCGCGCAATCGGCCACGCATTATCGCGAGGAGGTGGAGCGCAACCGTGCGCAGCGCCTGGCGACGTTGCGCGCGCCGTCGGGCTGGTTGAGTTTCACCGGCTCCGGGCGGTTGCACAGTGGTGTGCACCGGGTCGGCAGCGCACCGGACAACGACGTTCAGTTGCCGGCCGGCCCGGCGCATCTGGGCATGCTGCAGGTGGATCTGCAGGAGGGCGTGCACTTCCAGCCCGCCGCGGACGCGACGGTGCAGGTGAACGGCCAGTCGTTCGCCGGTGGCCGCCTGGAGACGGACGCGGCGCACGACACCCAGACCCGCTTGGCGCTGGGGGCGCAGGAGTTCTACGTGGTGCGCACCGGCAACCTGTTCGGCTGGCGCTTCCGCGATCCGCAGGCGCCGGCGCGCGCGCGCTTCCGCGGCATCGATTACTTCCCGATCGATCCGCAGTGGCGGGTGGTGGCCGACTGGCATCCGGTGCCGGCGCCGCAGGCGATGGTGCTGCTCACCTCGATCGGCACGCCGCAGCCGCTGGCCCTGGTCGGCAGCGCCGAGTTCGTGCTGCGGGGGCGGCGCTACAAGCTGCAGGTCCTGCGCGACGGCGCCAGCCAGCGCCTGTTCCTGCCGTTCTCCGACCGCACCAGCGGCCGCGAGAGCTATGGCGGCGCTCGTTATCTGTTCGTGCCGGCGCCGCAGGGCGAGCGCATCGTGCTGGACTTCAACCTGGCGCAGAACCCGCCGTGCGCGTTCACCCCGCACGTGGTGTGTCCGCTGGCGCCGGTGGGCAATCGCCTGGACGTGCCGGTGACCGCCGGCGAGAAGAACTACGTCGGCGCGCATTGA
- a CDS encoding sulfurtransferase, whose translation MTATSLEWHTLVEAPAVAAALGDPALRLVDARFVPAALLDPAAAAAARAAYAQSHLPGAVYADLNADLSDLGRPGLGRHPLPDDAAFARTLGQWGIGPQHQVVVYDAGDGSMAAARLWWMLGLLGHRRVAVLDGGLAEWRRLGLPETDAASAPSPLPPYPQAFDAARIVSAEEVAARLHEAPGWLLDARPGERFRGEVEPIDPLPGHVPGALNRPLAQNLRDGRLRPAQELRAELEPLLQGRDPREVVLMCGSGVTACHLLLALEHAGLHGARVYAGSWSGWIADPARPRAVG comes from the coding sequence ATGACCGCAACTTCCCTCGAATGGCACACCCTGGTCGAGGCGCCGGCAGTGGCCGCCGCGCTCGGCGATCCCGCGCTGCGCCTGGTCGATGCGCGGTTCGTGCCGGCGGCGTTGCTCGATCCTGCCGCGGCAGCGGCGGCGCGCGCGGCCTATGCGCAGTCGCACCTGCCCGGCGCGGTCTACGCCGATCTGAACGCCGATCTGTCCGATCTCGGCCGTCCCGGCCTGGGCCGGCACCCGTTGCCGGACGACGCCGCGTTCGCCCGCACCCTGGGGCAATGGGGCATCGGCCCGCAGCACCAGGTGGTGGTCTACGACGCCGGCGACGGCAGCATGGCTGCGGCGCGGTTGTGGTGGATGCTGGGCCTGCTCGGCCATCGTCGGGTCGCCGTGCTCGACGGCGGCCTGGCCGAATGGCGCCGGCTGGGCCTGCCGGAAACCGACGCGGCCTCCGCGCCGTCGCCGCTGCCGCCGTATCCGCAGGCGTTCGATGCGGCGCGCATCGTCTCTGCCGAGGAGGTCGCCGCGCGTCTGCACGAGGCGCCGGGCTGGTTGCTGGATGCGCGCCCCGGCGAACGCTTCCGTGGCGAGGTGGAGCCGATCGACCCGCTGCCCGGGCACGTGCCCGGCGCGCTCAACCGGCCGCTGGCGCAGAACCTGCGCGACGGCCGCCTGCGCCCGGCGCAGGAACTGCGCGCGGAACTTGAGCCGTTGCTGCAGGGGCGCGATCCACGCGAGGTGGTGCTGATGTGCGGTTCCGGCGTCACCGCCTGCCATCTGCTGCTGGCGCTGGAGCATGCCGGCCTGCACGGCGCGCGCGTGTACGCCGGCTCCTGGAGCGGCTGGATCGCCGATCCGGCGCGGCCGCGCGCCGTCGGCTAG
- a CDS encoding MOSC domain-containing protein — protein sequence MTLNSESPLATLLATLPRAGRVEWIGLRPARDVPMHEVDAATAQTEGGLHGDRYAGRNGKRGVTLIQAEHLPAIAALAGHAAVAPATLRRNVVVSGIPLIALKGRRFRIGEVELEGIAPCDPCSRMEQALGPGGYNAMRGHGGLCARIVQGGTLRLGDAVVAL from the coding sequence ATGACCCTGAATTCCGAAAGCCCGCTGGCGACTCTGCTGGCCACACTGCCGCGCGCCGGACGCGTGGAATGGATCGGCCTGCGCCCGGCGCGCGACGTGCCGATGCACGAAGTCGACGCCGCCACCGCGCAGACCGAGGGCGGCCTGCACGGCGACCGCTACGCCGGCCGCAACGGCAAGCGCGGCGTGACCCTGATCCAGGCCGAACACCTGCCGGCGATCGCCGCGCTGGCCGGCCATGCTGCGGTGGCGCCGGCGACCCTGCGGCGCAACGTGGTGGTCTCCGGCATTCCGCTGATCGCCCTGAAGGGGCGCCGCTTCCGCATCGGCGAGGTCGAACTGGAAGGCATCGCGCCATGCGATCCGTGCTCGCGCATGGAGCAGGCGCTGGGCCCGGGCGGCTACAACGCCATGCGTGGCCACGGCGGCCTGTGCGCGCGCATCGTGCAGGGCGGCACGCTGCGCCTCGGCGATGCGGTGGTGGCGCTGTGA
- a CDS encoding alpha/beta fold hydrolase codes for MSRGHCILSHGFESGPDAIKVTALAEVAERLGWSHSRPDYTDLDARRDISPLGDVPTRLQRLLELAQAAAQRGPLVLAGSSLGAYIAAQVSLHVPVRGLFLMVPPTRMGHMPALDAAPVPTSVVHAWRDELIPAAEVIAWAQARAARLLLVDDTHRLGEHVATSAQAFAELLERL; via the coding sequence GTGAGCCGCGGTCACTGCATTCTGTCGCACGGCTTCGAGAGCGGGCCGGACGCGATCAAGGTGACCGCGCTGGCCGAGGTCGCGGAGCGCCTGGGCTGGAGCCACTCGCGCCCGGACTACACCGACCTGGACGCGCGCCGCGACATCAGCCCGCTCGGCGACGTGCCGACGCGCCTGCAGCGCCTGCTGGAACTGGCACAGGCGGCGGCGCAGCGCGGGCCGCTGGTGCTGGCCGGGTCCAGCCTCGGCGCCTACATCGCCGCGCAGGTGTCGCTGCACGTGCCGGTGCGCGGCCTGTTCCTGATGGTGCCGCCGACGCGGATGGGGCACATGCCGGCGCTGGACGCGGCGCCGGTGCCGACCTCGGTGGTGCACGCCTGGCGCGACGAACTGATCCCCGCCGCCGAGGTGATCGCCTGGGCGCAGGCGCGCGCGGCGCGGCTGCTGCTGGTCGACGACACGCATCGCCTGGGCGAGCACGTGGCGACCTCGGCGCAGGCCTTCGCCGAGCTGCTGGAGCGCCTGTGA
- a CDS encoding ABC-F family ATP-binding cassette domain-containing protein, which produces MTHPLLALDGATYLLPGGRTLFSDLHFALDARPTGLVGRNGVGKSMFARLLAGELTPSAGRCVRHGRLHYLPQQIAPAPHATVADLAGVGAALRALARIEAGSADAADFDTLGERWDIAQRLQAQLHAHDLGALEPHRLATTLSGGEAMRVALIGAWLAEADALILDEPTLHLDAAQRQRLREALQRWPGGLLVISHDALLLQDMQRTLELSPGGLRDYGGDYAFYLQCRARERDAAQAELAQYKLQHARDNAAWQAQHDRQQRRSARGRQQAGAANQAPILLGRQKQRSQDSAGKRVRDHQATQARSLARIAEAARHVQPDAPVALFAPPSAEAASRRLVELQAVRLPFAPATRQPLDLVVQGGTRIGVVGANGSGKSTLLRLLAGQVAALSGTCRVRAASAYLDQSLAALDPDATALAQVQAAAPGIALADLRTRLALLGLDAQRIGVPCAQLSGGERLKTALACAFYRTPPAELLLLDEPDNHLDREARDALRAVLLQYPGALLVVSHDADFLDALRLQQRLQADAEAWRLTPW; this is translated from the coding sequence ATGACGCATCCGCTGCTTGCGCTGGACGGCGCGACGTACCTCCTGCCCGGTGGCAGGACCCTGTTTTCCGATCTGCACTTCGCGCTCGATGCGCGGCCTACCGGCCTGGTGGGCCGCAATGGCGTCGGCAAGAGCATGTTCGCGCGCCTGCTCGCCGGCGAACTGACACCCAGCGCCGGGCGCTGCGTGCGCCACGGTCGCCTGCATTACTTGCCGCAGCAGATCGCGCCGGCGCCGCACGCCACCGTCGCCGATCTGGCTGGGGTGGGCGCGGCGTTGCGGGCGTTGGCGCGGATCGAGGCCGGCAGCGCCGACGCGGCGGATTTCGACACGCTCGGCGAGCGCTGGGACATCGCCCAGCGCCTGCAGGCACAACTGCACGCGCACGACCTGGGCGCGCTGGAGCCGCACCGCCTGGCCACCACGCTCAGCGGCGGCGAGGCGATGCGGGTGGCGCTGATCGGCGCCTGGCTGGCCGAGGCCGATGCGCTGATCCTGGACGAGCCGACCCTGCACCTGGACGCGGCGCAGCGGCAGCGCCTGCGCGAGGCGCTGCAGCGCTGGCCGGGCGGCCTGCTGGTGATCAGCCACGATGCGCTGCTGCTGCAGGACATGCAGCGCACGCTGGAACTGTCGCCCGGCGGGCTGCGCGACTACGGCGGCGACTACGCGTTCTACCTGCAGTGCCGGGCACGCGAGCGCGACGCCGCGCAGGCCGAACTGGCCCAGTACAAGCTGCAGCACGCGCGCGACAACGCCGCCTGGCAGGCGCAGCACGACCGGCAGCAACGGCGCAGTGCGCGCGGGCGGCAGCAGGCCGGCGCGGCCAATCAGGCGCCGATCCTGCTCGGCCGGCAGAAACAGCGCAGCCAGGACAGCGCCGGCAAGCGCGTGCGCGACCATCAGGCCACCCAGGCGCGCAGCCTGGCACGCATCGCCGAGGCCGCGCGCCATGTGCAGCCGGACGCGCCGGTGGCGCTGTTCGCGCCGCCGTCGGCCGAGGCGGCCAGCCGTCGCCTGGTCGAGCTGCAGGCAGTGCGGCTGCCGTTCGCGCCGGCGACGCGGCAGCCGCTGGACCTGGTGGTGCAGGGTGGCACACGCATCGGCGTGGTCGGGGCCAACGGCAGCGGCAAGTCGACCCTGCTGCGGCTGCTGGCCGGGCAGGTAGCGGCGCTGTCCGGCACCTGCCGGGTGCGCGCCGCCAGCGCCTACCTGGACCAGTCGTTGGCGGCGCTGGACCCGGACGCCACCGCGCTGGCGCAGGTGCAGGCCGCCGCGCCCGGCATCGCGCTCGCCGACTTGCGCACGCGGCTGGCCCTGCTCGGCCTGGACGCGCAGCGCATCGGCGTACCCTGCGCCCAGCTCAGCGGCGGCGAGCGGCTGAAGACCGCGCTGGCCTGTGCCTTCTACCGCACGCCGCCGGCCGAACTGCTGTTGCTGGACGAGCCGGACAACCACCTGGACCGCGAGGCCCGCGACGCCTTGCGCGCCGTGCTGCTGCAGTATCCCGGCGCGCTGCTGGTGGTGTCGCACGATGCGGACTTTCTCGACGCATTGCGCCTGCAGCAGCGCTTGCAGGCCGACGCCGAGGCGTGGCGGCTGACGCCGTGGTGA